A window of Hippoglossus stenolepis isolate QCI-W04-F060 chromosome 16, HSTE1.2, whole genome shotgun sequence contains these coding sequences:
- the il12rb2l gene encoding interleukin 12 receptor, beta 2a, like, with protein MATLGERWILSILLVHLQTGLAATGRPAPPSHLECFMPCDEKSCSPDIHCTWDPGPDPQITTNYSLHWEPTNSEQGHVTRPTSSSVIDRQHFNHGQLHVWVEAKNKHGSAKSRENVFNTADIIKPPPPNITGAMAGAEGWQEPLEIEWRSFCDELHLSMGTCDIRNRAEGNQVWLEHEGGYLHTYTLESPLPDTFYEFQVRCNCSEGLISDWSTSHRIRSAERAPVGKLDIWMDCGLLPASFDCSLTWKTLPLSQACGAIVGYKVKLFYNNSTWRLLNLSPAETRGLLLCNEKQCRLTSSLKDVSSVSASALNSRGATAPSHLAMQTQGKDEDVKTINLKMNEENLTVAWDLPSKPLAKLKEYVVQYKQVESRLGQGFDWVKVTNNQTTVFFKGHFIKHTPFQVSLFTISHDMTVRYLSSVIGYSLEGIPSSVPSFQALSIAATRVTLCWTAVPLSKQNGLIQNYQIGLGEKNVHTVRASPQTFTLKHLSPGQEYEVWIRAVTKAGPGAKATTTFKTESENYDLLKLILLPLLFMGLICAAIVCFCLVAENKMCPQVNLLFNKKVPDPRNSNIFRGMKHQINDPFGSISIPIPEPHPNISVLEVVKIQPDAVKSTPKETSDQEEQRDDAVTKECGRMDHSHGREEYSKMVDSDEERDREEDKDDCWSSSEEDQLTSGYEKHFMPTALEILDV; from the exons ATGGCCACACTCGGGGAGAGATGGATTCTGTCCATCTTGCTGGTCCATTTACAGACTGGTTTAGCTGCAACAG GTcgtcctgctcctccctctcatcttgAGTGCTTTATGCCATGTGATGAGAAAAGCTGCAGTCCAGATATCCACTGTACTTGGGATCCAGGACCGGACCCTCAGATAACCACCAACTACAGCCTGCACTGGGAGCCAACAAACAGCGA GCAGGGGCATGTGACCCGTCCGACCAGTTCAAGCGTTATCGATCGTCAACACTTCAACCATGGACAACTTCATGTATGGGTGGAGGCTAAGAACAAGCATGGTTCTGCCAAATCTAGGGAGAATGTTTTCAACACAGCAGATATCA tCAAGCCACCCCCTCCTAATATCACAGGAGCCATGGCAGGAGCAGAGGGATGGCAGGAGCCATTAGAGATTGAGTGGCGTTCCTTCTGTGATGAGCTGCATCTCTCCATGGGAACCTGTGACATCCGAAATCGGGCTGAGGGAAACCAAGTTTGGCTTGAG CATGAGGGTGGATACCTTCACACCTATACACTTGAAAGCCCCCTGCCTGACACATTCTATGAATTTCAAGTCCGTTGTAACTGTAGCGAAGGGTTAATAAGTGACTGGAGTACAAGCCACAGGATAAGGAGTGCGGAGAGAG CCCCTGTTGGCAAGCTTGATATATGGATGGACTGTGGGCTGTTGCCTGCAAGCTTCGACTGCTCTCTAACCTGGAAG ACGCTTCCTTTATCTCAGGCATGCGGTGCTATTGTGGGATATAAAGTTAAATTGTTTTACAATAATTCCACATGGAGACTGCTGAATTTGTCCCCAGCTGAGACAAGAGGCCTGCTGTTGTGCAATGAGAAGCAGTGCCGCCTTACCTCCTCTCTAAAGGATGTATCATCAGTCAGTGCATCAGCCCTCAACTCTCGTGGTGCTACTGCTCCCTCTCATCTAGCTATGCAAACACAAG GTAAAGATGAAGATGTAAAAACTATAAACCTCAAGATGAATGAAGAGAACCTCACTGTGGCCTGGGATCTGCCCTCGAAGCCCCTCGCCAAACTGAAGGAATATGTGGTGCAATACAAACAAGTGGAGTCACGTCTAGGCCAAGGATTTGATTGGGTCAAAGTGACCAATAACCAGacaacagtgttttttaaag GTCACTTTATAAAGCACACTCCCTTCCAAGTGTCACTGTTCACAATATCCCACGACATGACAGTCCGTTACCTTTCATCAGTCATTGGATATTCTCTCGAAGGAA TTCCCTCCAGTGTGCCCTCGTTTCAGGCACTTTCTATTGCTGCCACTCGGGTGACCCTGTGTTGGACGGCTGTTCCCTTATCCAAGCAGAATGGGTTGATCCAGAACTACCAAATAGGATTAGGCGAAAAAAACG TGCACACTGTGAGAGCATCCCCACAGACTTTTACGCTGAAGCATCTGAGTCCAGGTCAGGAGTATGAGGTGTGGATAAGAGCTGTGACTAAGGCTGGGCCTGGAGCAAAAGCCACCACAACGTTCAAAACTGAGAGTGAAAATTATG aTCTTTTAAAATTAATCCTGCTTCCACTATTGTTTATGGGTTTAATATGTGCTGCGATTGTCTG CTTTTGCTTGGtggcagaaaacaaaatgtgtccCCAGGTGAATTTATTGTTCAATAAGAAAGTGCCAGATCCCCGCAACAGCAACATCTTCAGAGGGATGAAGCACCAG ATTAATGACCCATTTGGCTCGATCAGCATACCCATCCCCGAGCCACATCCCAATATCTCTGTTTTGGAGGTTGTTAAAATCCAGCCTGATGCTGTCAAGTCCACTCCGAAGGAAACCTCAGACCAGGAAGAGCAGAGGGACGATGCTGTCACAAAGGAGTGTGGCAGGATGGACCACAGTCATGGACGAGAGGAGTACAGCAAGATGGTTGACTCTGatgaggagagggacagagaggaggacaaggatGATTGTTGGAGCTCATCAGAGGAAGACCAGCTTACATCAGGTTATGAAAAGCACTTCATGCCTACTGCCTTGGAAATACTGGACGTTTGA
- the rln3a gene encoding relaxin-3a isoform X1, which produces MWKAVALAVCLLVAGVQPMEDPAYGVKLCGREFIRAVIFTCGGSRWKRSLRSADDSEDPFSSRQDESFEGLSPNSLETLLQRNRDLRVPPRDSQDGVFSRPTRSFITDEILEALRKADRKGRDVVVGLSNACCKWGCSKSEISSLC; this is translated from the exons ATGTGGAAAGCTGTGGCACtcgctgtgtgtctgctggtggCTGGGGTTCAGCCCATGGAGGACCCAGCATATGGGGTGAAGCTCTGTGGCCGTGAGTTCATCCGGGCGGTCATCTTTACTTGTGGGGGCTCACGATGGAAAAGATCACTCAGGAGCGCAG ATGACTCAGAGGACCCGTTTAGCTCCCGTCAGGATGAGTCCTTTGAAGGCTTGAGTCCCAACTCGCTGGAGACTCTTCTCCAAAGGAACAGAGATCTAAGAGTCCCACCTAGAGACAGCCAGGACGGCGTGTTCAGCAGGCCGACACGCTCTTTCATCACTGACGAGATCCTGGAGGCCCTGCGCAAGGCTGACCGCAAGGGCCGCGATGTGGTGGTGGGTCTGTCCAATGCCTGCTGCAAGTGGGGCTGCAGCAAGAGTGAGATCAGCTCCCTTTGCTGA
- the rln3a gene encoding relaxin-3a isoform X2 produces MEDPAYGVKLCGREFIRAVIFTCGGSRWKRSLRSADDSEDPFSSRQDESFEGLSPNSLETLLQRNRDLRVPPRDSQDGVFSRPTRSFITDEILEALRKADRKGRDVVVGLSNACCKWGCSKSEISSLC; encoded by the exons ATGGAGGACCCAGCATATGGGGTGAAGCTCTGTGGCCGTGAGTTCATCCGGGCGGTCATCTTTACTTGTGGGGGCTCACGATGGAAAAGATCACTCAGGAGCGCAG ATGACTCAGAGGACCCGTTTAGCTCCCGTCAGGATGAGTCCTTTGAAGGCTTGAGTCCCAACTCGCTGGAGACTCTTCTCCAAAGGAACAGAGATCTAAGAGTCCCACCTAGAGACAGCCAGGACGGCGTGTTCAGCAGGCCGACACGCTCTTTCATCACTGACGAGATCCTGGAGGCCCTGCGCAAGGCTGACCGCAAGGGCCGCGATGTGGTGGTGGGTCTGTCCAATGCCTGCTGCAAGTGGGGCTGCAGCAAGAGTGAGATCAGCTCCCTTTGCTGA